In the genome of Magnolia sinica isolate HGM2019 chromosome 2, MsV1, whole genome shotgun sequence, one region contains:
- the LOC131237282 gene encoding peptidyl-prolyl cis-trans isomerase-like, with protein MAQNPRVYFDMTIGGVPAGRIVMELFADTTPRTAENFRALCTGEKGKGRSGKPLHYKGSTFHRVIPGFMCQGGDFTAGNGTGGESIYGSKFRDENFIKKHTGPGILSMANSGPGTNGSQFFICTAKTHWLDGKHVVFGQVVDGMDIVRAIEKVGSSSGRTSKPIAIADCGQLS; from the coding sequence atggcTCAGAACCCCAGGGTCTACTTCGACATGACGATTGGCGGAGTCCCAGCTGGACGCATCGTTATGGAACTCTTCGCGGACACTACACCCCGAACTGCTGAGAACTTCCGCGCCTTATGCACAGGCGAGAAGGGAAAGGGCCGCAGTGGGAAGCCCCTTCATTACAAGGGCTCCACCTTCCACCGTGTCATTCCCGGCTTCATGTGCCAAGGTGGCGATTTCACCGCTGGTAATGGAACTGGCGGTGAGTCCATCTACGGCTCAAAATTCCGCGATGAAAACTTCATCAAGAAGCACACTGGCCCAGGCATCCTCTCCATGGCTAACTCTGGCCCCGGCACCAACGGCTCCCAGTTCTTCATCTGCACTGCCAAGACCCACTGGCTCGACGGCAAGCACGTCGTCTTTGGCCAGGTCGTCGATGGTATGGACATCGTCCGGGCCATCGAGAAGGTGGGGTCTTCTTCTGGAAGGACTTCGAAGCCGATCGCAATCGCTGACTGTGGACAGCTGTCTTGA